Proteins from a single region of Synchiropus splendidus isolate RoL2022-P1 chromosome 3, RoL_Sspl_1.0, whole genome shotgun sequence:
- the si:dkey-85k7.12 gene encoding up-regulator of cell proliferation isoform X2, with protein MQSGPLLDGSDNQQSGGADTGEEGAQLRNYLAHLGLTHLYKDKLSLKTVLQIDKRNVSEDLPRSITDLPWYFLKKLMSVNVTARNAKCEGSPHEAAPESAELDLSHLLDDLNLDNQPNPLDIVTALFFCSDHFVRQEMALKMSLCQFAVPLLLPSVDSKQCTLLLWAMRDIVIKYRPQSLSESKGFIEERTVLSQLPLLAFVRLGDCSISKSEVLNKILSNSQQYHNTFVHHNMECGNSPRNISSGMVEMTWYLPCGSKNMDHFKVPVSVANLRGDVESFDTQYSFLCQISTAVFVFCDDLDLACRMLTKQHHRAQIFLVSNSQSRSFNVAALKQVASKLELKNNNIILRKQQKNEADFVKSFRGKINDVVDDSNVRMSIEGMAGVAHDLGILVDEELPECQRAKKNADAITAEIKDPLTYKETHLPRQGEIWKKLTEVEKEQFRLRKAGNLNIEMYKSDLEIRKKDLRNQQQSYEMSSSMAAFIHAISTPGMERSFFLKWMRMNLDNLSRETMSKLREQYKVKCDSSKDKQEIQKIDRQLSSSSLGIEHFLREMGQIYEASLSTGDSNLLHQQLQHLPTLCAQLLLDGFPLELVDGDASNTPLTWMRSVLQQLHALINPEVKIKVITVLGVQSTGKSTLLNTMFGVQFAVSSGRCTRGAFMLLIKVGDDIKNMLNCDYVVIIDTEGLKSPQLAHLDGSYDHDNELATLVVGLSDITIINISMEHMQEMEDVLQIVVHAFLRMKEVGKKPKCLFVHQNVSDVSAHDTNMRDRKVLLQKLNRMTQEAAKMEKREENKLFTDVMEYNPDTGNWYIPGLWNGTPPMAPVNLGYSEAVHDLKIKTIQKLRDCNSSDNNILTFTEWLSSLWSAVKHENFIFSFRNSLVADAYIKLCTEFNKWEWEFKKAIYTWSSKAETRISNFVAGNPEIADLETLIHSLKVEAAQELSRWEKKLLDNLKQYFDEADSSAHLIERYREQFANSAKSLRREIESSVHIQLTRAAEIKQGMTELDRIKRKHIDELEGRVRDLIDQCRKTKTKMSDAQLMEEFDRMWSETVNKLSFFKQQTSNVYSSVYKHLWDNLCHKGAFASELVSEKNLQECGLKPFKFNPSSYARVTDWWMKNVMKKESYIKAVQNMADNIITTCTQFAQDKVDRKSNYHDTYIQEILHKIDDQLRANQKLETGIEFEVSLKQHICGVVARKFQKMHEDFIQLNDPYRCLAKNKEKFFTDFKDVFHERDQCQSKADEFAHKCLKPAIEDFVNRFLGVHIVDEMLTQEQFHTRVSFQYKILLDLLSKKDFQLYLQYIGSYEKYVKCCILENIVSHFSASTAMEKFEDRLIRSSIKSIKEAIEQAKERKRGSLKEFIQDIYAQLNDKLVMAQTALGEFMIFNNADEEQFAHWLTESLEDVSKAVREEFKKLGIETRLKSLTVNPQDELFTKVIGCGEQCPFCTAPCEAGGHAHDEHWASLHRPEGLGRYRFHESQKMVTDICSSSVISNAHFQCQETKGQWHPYKTYKEIFPTWKIAPDVSLQASDYWKYVMVKFNQTFAGEYNCKPADIPDSWKRITQQQAEDSLKKSFNIH; from the exons ATGCAGTCGGGTCCCTTGTTGGACGGAAGTGATAACCAGCAGAGTGGAGGTGCTGAcactggtgaggaag gggCACAGCTGAGAAACTACTTGGCGCACCTCGGTTTGACTCATCTCTACAAAGATAAACTGTCCCTGAAAACAGTTCTTCAGATTGACAAGAGGAACGTCAGTGAAGATCTCCCCAGAAGTATTACCGACCTGCCTTGGTACTTTCTCAAAAAACTGATGAGTGTCAATGTGACAGCTCGAAATGCAAAGTGCGAAGGGTCTCCCCATGAAGCTGCACCAGAGTCTGCAGAGTTGGATCTCAGCCATCTTCTGGATGATCTTAATTTAGATAATCAGCCAAACCCACTAGACATAGTCACAGCTCTCTTTTTCTGCTCAGATCATTTTGTGCGGCAGGAAATGGCACTGAAAATGTCCTTGTGTCAGTTTGCTGTGCCCCTTCTGCTCCCTAGTGTTGACTCCAAGCAGTGCACACTTCTGCTGTGGGCCATGAGGGACATCGTCATTAAGTACAGGCCCCAGTCGCTCTCTGAATCTAAGGGCTTCATTGAAGAGCGAACTGTTCTTTCTCAACTTCCTCTTCTGGCTTTCGTGAGACTCGGAGATTGCTCGATATCAAAGTCAGAGGTCCTTAACAAGATACTTAGTAATTCCCAACAATATCATAACACTTTTGTTCACCACAACATGGAGTGCGGAAACAGTCCAAGAAACATTTCAAGTGGAATGGTGGAAATGACTTGGTATCTGCCTTGTGGAAGCAAAAACATGGACCATTTCAAAGTACCTGTGTCAGTCGCAAACCTCCGTGGAGATGTGGAGTCATTTGACACACAATACTCATTTTTGTGTCAGATATCgacagctgtttttgtcttctgCGATGATCTAGATTTGGCATGTCGGATGCTCACAAAACAGCACCACAGGGCTCAGATTTTCTTGGTTAGTAACAGCCAAAGCAGGAGCTTCAATGTTGCGGCTCTGAAACAGGTGGCCAGCAAGTTAGAGCTGAAGAACAATAACATCATTCTgaggaagcagcagaagaatGAGGCAGATTTTGTCAAGAGTTTTAGAGGCAAAATCAATGATGTGGTGGATGATTCAAACGTGAGGATGAGCATTGAGGGAATGGCTGGAGTTGCTCATGACCTGGGGATTTTGGTTGATGAGGAGTTGCCTGAGTGTCAAAGGGCAAAGAAAAATGCTGATGCCATCACGGCAGAAATAAAAGACCCCCTCACATACAAAGAAACCCATCTACCCAGGCAGGGAGAAATCTGGAAGAAGCTGACCGAAGTGGAAAAAGAGCAATTTCGCTTGCGAAAGGCCGGAAATCTGAATATAGAAATGTACAAAAGTGATCTTGAGATACGGAAGAAAGACCTTCGGAACCAGCAGCAGTCCTATGAAATGTCATCTTCCATGGCAGCATTCATCCATGCAATATCAACTCCAGGAATGGAGAGGAGCTTTTTCCTAAAATGGATGAGAATGAATCTTGACAACTTGTCAAGAGAAACAATGTCAAAACTTCGTGAGCAGTACAAGGTTAAATGTGACAGTTCAAAGGACAAACAGGAAATCCAGAAAATTGACAGACAGCTTTCCAGCAGCTCTCTGGGGATAGAGCACTTCCTCCGTGAGATGGGTCAGATCTATGAGGCTTCACTGTCAACTGGAGACTCAAACCTGTTGCATCAACAGTTACAGCATCTTCCAACACTGTGTGCACAGTTGTTGCTGGACGGGTTTCCACTCGAGCTTGTTGATGGGGATGCGTCCAACACCCCCCTCACATGGATGAGGAgcgtcctccagcagctccatgcTTTGATCAACCCTGAGGTCAAGATCAAGGTCATCACAGTCCTTGGAGTCCAGAGTACAGGCAAGTCCACTCTCCTCAACACCATGTTTGGGGTGCAGTTTGCTGTTAGCAGTGGGCGTTGTACTCGTGGTGCCTTCATGTTGCTCATTAAAGTTGGAGATGACATCAAAAACATGCTCAACTGTGACTACGTGGTGATCATTGACACCGAGGGCTTGAAGTCACCTCAGCTCGCCCATCTTGATGGCAGCTATGACCACGATAATGAACTGGCAACGTTGGTTGTCGGTTTAAGCGACATCACCATCATAAACATATCGATGGAACACATGCAAGAAATGGAGGACGTCCTGCAGATTGTGGTGCACGCCTTCCTTCGGATGAAGGAAGTAGGGAAAAAGCCCAAGTGTCTGTTCGTCCACCAGAATGTGTCTGATGTTTCTGCTCATGACACCAACATGCGAGACAGAAAAGTGCTGCTGCAGAAACTGAACAGGATGACACAGGAAGCAGCCAAAATGGAGAAAAGGGAGGAGAACAAGCTCTTCACTGATGTGATGGAGTACAACCCAGACACTGGGAACTGGTACATTCCTGGACTCTGGAATGGAACCCCTCCGATGGCCCCGGTCAATTTAGGCTACAGTGAAGCTGTTCACGATCTGAAAATCAAAACCATACAAAAGCTCAGAGACTGCAACTCCTCTGACAACAACATCCTGACCTTCACAGAATGGCTGAGCAGCCTTTGGAGCGCGGTGAAGCACGAGAACTTCATCTTCAGTTTCAGAAACAGTTTGGTGGCCGATGCATACATCAAGCTGTGTACCGAGTTCAACAAATGGGAGTGGGAATTCAAGAAAGCCATATACACCTGGTCGTCCAAGGCTGAGACCAGAATCTCCAATTTTGTTGCTGGGAACCCTGAAATAGCTGACCTGGAAACACTCATCCATAGTCTGAAAGTGGAAGCAGCACAAGAATTGTCTCGCTGGGAGAAAAAGCTTCTGGACAACCTCAAACAGTACTTTGATGAGGCTGATAGTTCAGCCCACCTCATTGAAAGATACAGAGAGCAGTTTGCAAACAGTGCAAAGAGTCTGAGACGAGAAATCGAAAGCTCTGTTCACATCCAGCTGACGAGGGCAGCAGAAATCAAACAAGGGATGACTGAACTTGACAGGATCAAAAGGAAACACATTGATGAGTTGGAAGGAAGAGTGCGTGACTTGATAGATCAATGTCGAAAGACAAAGACCAAGATGAGTGATGCACAGCTCATGGAGGAGTTTGATCGAATGTGGAGTGAAACTGTGAACAAACTGTCCTTTTTTAAACAACAGACGTCCAATGTCTACTCAAGTGTTTACAAGCACCTGTGGGACAATCTCTGTCACAAGGGAGCTTTTGCATCTGAATTAGTGAGTGAGAAGAATCTTCAAGAGTGTGGTTTGAAACCTTTTAAATTCAACCCCAGCTCATATGCTCGTGTGACAGACTGGTGGATGAAGAACGTCATGAAGAAAGAGTCTTACATCAAAGCAGTGCAAAACATGGCTGATAACATTATCACCACCTGCACGCAGTTTGCCCAGGACAAAGTGGACAGGAAGAGTAATTACCATGACACATACATCCAAGAAATATTGCACAAAATTGATGATCAGCTCAGAGCCAATCAAAAGTTGGAGACTGGCATTGAGTTTGAAGTTTCGCTGAAACAACACATCTGTGGAGTTGTGGCCAGGAAATTCcaaaaaatgcatgaagattTCATTCAGCTGAATGACCCGTACAGATGCCTGGCCAAAAACAAGGAGAAGTTCTTTACAGACTTTAAAGATGTATTTCATGAGCGAGACCAGTGCCAGAGTAAGGCAGACGAATTTGCCCACAAGTGTCTGAAGCCAGCAATCGAAGACTTTGTCAACCGCTTTCTGGGTGTCCACATCGTTGATGAAATGCTGACTCAGGAGCAGTTCCACACACGCGTGTCCTTCCAGTACAAGATCTTACTGGATCTTCTGTCCAAGAAGGACTTTCAACTGTATCTGCAGTACATTGGCTCCTATGAAAAATATGTGAAGTGTTGCATACTTGAAAATATTGTCTCTCACTTCTCAGCCTCCACTGCGATGGAGAAGTTTGAGGATCGCCTCATCCGTTCTAGCATCAAAAGCATCAAGGAAGCCATAGAGCAAGCCAAAGAAAGGAAGAGGGGGAGTTTGAAGGAATTCATTCAAGATATTTATGCTCAGCTCAATGACAAACTGGTCATGGCCCAGACTGCTCTTGGAGAGTTCATGATTTTTAACAACGCTGATGAGGAACAGTTTGCTCATTGGCTCACAGAGAGCCTTGAGGACGTCAGCAAAGCGGTCAGGGAGGAATTTAAGAAACTGGGAATAGAAACAAGACTTAAAAGTCTCACTGTAAATCCTCAGGACGAGCTCTTCACCAAAGTCATTGGATGTGGTGAACAATGTCCATTTTGCACTGCACCATGTGAGGCAGGAGGCCACGCCCACGACGAACACTGGGCATCCCTGCATCGGCCGGAGGGTCTGGGCAGATATCGTTTTCATGAAAGTCAAAAAATGGTGACTGACATTTGCTCATCCTCAGTAATCAGTAATGCACACTTCCAATGCCAGGAGACAAAAGGTCAGTGGCATCCATACAAAACATACAAGGAGATCTTTCCAACCTGGAAAATTGCTCCAGATGTGAGTCTTCAAGCCTCAGACTACTGGAAATATGTGATGGTGAAGTTCAATCAAACTTTTGCAGGAGAATATAACTGCAAGCCTGCTGATATTCCAGACAGTTGGAAGCGTATCACACAGCAACAGGCAGAAGACAGTCTCAAGAAGTCCTTTAACATCCACTGA
- the si:dkey-85k7.12 gene encoding up-regulator of cell proliferation isoform X1 has translation MMDEDYRWVDLHRAEQDMQSGPLLDGSDNQQSGGADTGEEGAQLRNYLAHLGLTHLYKDKLSLKTVLQIDKRNVSEDLPRSITDLPWYFLKKLMSVNVTARNAKCEGSPHEAAPESAELDLSHLLDDLNLDNQPNPLDIVTALFFCSDHFVRQEMALKMSLCQFAVPLLLPSVDSKQCTLLLWAMRDIVIKYRPQSLSESKGFIEERTVLSQLPLLAFVRLGDCSISKSEVLNKILSNSQQYHNTFVHHNMECGNSPRNISSGMVEMTWYLPCGSKNMDHFKVPVSVANLRGDVESFDTQYSFLCQISTAVFVFCDDLDLACRMLTKQHHRAQIFLVSNSQSRSFNVAALKQVASKLELKNNNIILRKQQKNEADFVKSFRGKINDVVDDSNVRMSIEGMAGVAHDLGILVDEELPECQRAKKNADAITAEIKDPLTYKETHLPRQGEIWKKLTEVEKEQFRLRKAGNLNIEMYKSDLEIRKKDLRNQQQSYEMSSSMAAFIHAISTPGMERSFFLKWMRMNLDNLSRETMSKLREQYKVKCDSSKDKQEIQKIDRQLSSSSLGIEHFLREMGQIYEASLSTGDSNLLHQQLQHLPTLCAQLLLDGFPLELVDGDASNTPLTWMRSVLQQLHALINPEVKIKVITVLGVQSTGKSTLLNTMFGVQFAVSSGRCTRGAFMLLIKVGDDIKNMLNCDYVVIIDTEGLKSPQLAHLDGSYDHDNELATLVVGLSDITIINISMEHMQEMEDVLQIVVHAFLRMKEVGKKPKCLFVHQNVSDVSAHDTNMRDRKVLLQKLNRMTQEAAKMEKREENKLFTDVMEYNPDTGNWYIPGLWNGTPPMAPVNLGYSEAVHDLKIKTIQKLRDCNSSDNNILTFTEWLSSLWSAVKHENFIFSFRNSLVADAYIKLCTEFNKWEWEFKKAIYTWSSKAETRISNFVAGNPEIADLETLIHSLKVEAAQELSRWEKKLLDNLKQYFDEADSSAHLIERYREQFANSAKSLRREIESSVHIQLTRAAEIKQGMTELDRIKRKHIDELEGRVRDLIDQCRKTKTKMSDAQLMEEFDRMWSETVNKLSFFKQQTSNVYSSVYKHLWDNLCHKGAFASELVSEKNLQECGLKPFKFNPSSYARVTDWWMKNVMKKESYIKAVQNMADNIITTCTQFAQDKVDRKSNYHDTYIQEILHKIDDQLRANQKLETGIEFEVSLKQHICGVVARKFQKMHEDFIQLNDPYRCLAKNKEKFFTDFKDVFHERDQCQSKADEFAHKCLKPAIEDFVNRFLGVHIVDEMLTQEQFHTRVSFQYKILLDLLSKKDFQLYLQYIGSYEKYVKCCILENIVSHFSASTAMEKFEDRLIRSSIKSIKEAIEQAKERKRGSLKEFIQDIYAQLNDKLVMAQTALGEFMIFNNADEEQFAHWLTESLEDVSKAVREEFKKLGIETRLKSLTVNPQDELFTKVIGCGEQCPFCTAPCEAGGHAHDEHWASLHRPEGLGRYRFHESQKMVTDICSSSVISNAHFQCQETKGQWHPYKTYKEIFPTWKIAPDVSLQASDYWKYVMVKFNQTFAGEYNCKPADIPDSWKRITQQQAEDSLKKSFNIH, from the exons GACGAGGACTATCGATGGGTCGACCTTCATCGAGCCGAGCAGGACATGCAGTCGGGTCCCTTGTTGGACGGAAGTGATAACCAGCAGAGTGGAGGTGCTGAcactggtgaggaag gggCACAGCTGAGAAACTACTTGGCGCACCTCGGTTTGACTCATCTCTACAAAGATAAACTGTCCCTGAAAACAGTTCTTCAGATTGACAAGAGGAACGTCAGTGAAGATCTCCCCAGAAGTATTACCGACCTGCCTTGGTACTTTCTCAAAAAACTGATGAGTGTCAATGTGACAGCTCGAAATGCAAAGTGCGAAGGGTCTCCCCATGAAGCTGCACCAGAGTCTGCAGAGTTGGATCTCAGCCATCTTCTGGATGATCTTAATTTAGATAATCAGCCAAACCCACTAGACATAGTCACAGCTCTCTTTTTCTGCTCAGATCATTTTGTGCGGCAGGAAATGGCACTGAAAATGTCCTTGTGTCAGTTTGCTGTGCCCCTTCTGCTCCCTAGTGTTGACTCCAAGCAGTGCACACTTCTGCTGTGGGCCATGAGGGACATCGTCATTAAGTACAGGCCCCAGTCGCTCTCTGAATCTAAGGGCTTCATTGAAGAGCGAACTGTTCTTTCTCAACTTCCTCTTCTGGCTTTCGTGAGACTCGGAGATTGCTCGATATCAAAGTCAGAGGTCCTTAACAAGATACTTAGTAATTCCCAACAATATCATAACACTTTTGTTCACCACAACATGGAGTGCGGAAACAGTCCAAGAAACATTTCAAGTGGAATGGTGGAAATGACTTGGTATCTGCCTTGTGGAAGCAAAAACATGGACCATTTCAAAGTACCTGTGTCAGTCGCAAACCTCCGTGGAGATGTGGAGTCATTTGACACACAATACTCATTTTTGTGTCAGATATCgacagctgtttttgtcttctgCGATGATCTAGATTTGGCATGTCGGATGCTCACAAAACAGCACCACAGGGCTCAGATTTTCTTGGTTAGTAACAGCCAAAGCAGGAGCTTCAATGTTGCGGCTCTGAAACAGGTGGCCAGCAAGTTAGAGCTGAAGAACAATAACATCATTCTgaggaagcagcagaagaatGAGGCAGATTTTGTCAAGAGTTTTAGAGGCAAAATCAATGATGTGGTGGATGATTCAAACGTGAGGATGAGCATTGAGGGAATGGCTGGAGTTGCTCATGACCTGGGGATTTTGGTTGATGAGGAGTTGCCTGAGTGTCAAAGGGCAAAGAAAAATGCTGATGCCATCACGGCAGAAATAAAAGACCCCCTCACATACAAAGAAACCCATCTACCCAGGCAGGGAGAAATCTGGAAGAAGCTGACCGAAGTGGAAAAAGAGCAATTTCGCTTGCGAAAGGCCGGAAATCTGAATATAGAAATGTACAAAAGTGATCTTGAGATACGGAAGAAAGACCTTCGGAACCAGCAGCAGTCCTATGAAATGTCATCTTCCATGGCAGCATTCATCCATGCAATATCAACTCCAGGAATGGAGAGGAGCTTTTTCCTAAAATGGATGAGAATGAATCTTGACAACTTGTCAAGAGAAACAATGTCAAAACTTCGTGAGCAGTACAAGGTTAAATGTGACAGTTCAAAGGACAAACAGGAAATCCAGAAAATTGACAGACAGCTTTCCAGCAGCTCTCTGGGGATAGAGCACTTCCTCCGTGAGATGGGTCAGATCTATGAGGCTTCACTGTCAACTGGAGACTCAAACCTGTTGCATCAACAGTTACAGCATCTTCCAACACTGTGTGCACAGTTGTTGCTGGACGGGTTTCCACTCGAGCTTGTTGATGGGGATGCGTCCAACACCCCCCTCACATGGATGAGGAgcgtcctccagcagctccatgcTTTGATCAACCCTGAGGTCAAGATCAAGGTCATCACAGTCCTTGGAGTCCAGAGTACAGGCAAGTCCACTCTCCTCAACACCATGTTTGGGGTGCAGTTTGCTGTTAGCAGTGGGCGTTGTACTCGTGGTGCCTTCATGTTGCTCATTAAAGTTGGAGATGACATCAAAAACATGCTCAACTGTGACTACGTGGTGATCATTGACACCGAGGGCTTGAAGTCACCTCAGCTCGCCCATCTTGATGGCAGCTATGACCACGATAATGAACTGGCAACGTTGGTTGTCGGTTTAAGCGACATCACCATCATAAACATATCGATGGAACACATGCAAGAAATGGAGGACGTCCTGCAGATTGTGGTGCACGCCTTCCTTCGGATGAAGGAAGTAGGGAAAAAGCCCAAGTGTCTGTTCGTCCACCAGAATGTGTCTGATGTTTCTGCTCATGACACCAACATGCGAGACAGAAAAGTGCTGCTGCAGAAACTGAACAGGATGACACAGGAAGCAGCCAAAATGGAGAAAAGGGAGGAGAACAAGCTCTTCACTGATGTGATGGAGTACAACCCAGACACTGGGAACTGGTACATTCCTGGACTCTGGAATGGAACCCCTCCGATGGCCCCGGTCAATTTAGGCTACAGTGAAGCTGTTCACGATCTGAAAATCAAAACCATACAAAAGCTCAGAGACTGCAACTCCTCTGACAACAACATCCTGACCTTCACAGAATGGCTGAGCAGCCTTTGGAGCGCGGTGAAGCACGAGAACTTCATCTTCAGTTTCAGAAACAGTTTGGTGGCCGATGCATACATCAAGCTGTGTACCGAGTTCAACAAATGGGAGTGGGAATTCAAGAAAGCCATATACACCTGGTCGTCCAAGGCTGAGACCAGAATCTCCAATTTTGTTGCTGGGAACCCTGAAATAGCTGACCTGGAAACACTCATCCATAGTCTGAAAGTGGAAGCAGCACAAGAATTGTCTCGCTGGGAGAAAAAGCTTCTGGACAACCTCAAACAGTACTTTGATGAGGCTGATAGTTCAGCCCACCTCATTGAAAGATACAGAGAGCAGTTTGCAAACAGTGCAAAGAGTCTGAGACGAGAAATCGAAAGCTCTGTTCACATCCAGCTGACGAGGGCAGCAGAAATCAAACAAGGGATGACTGAACTTGACAGGATCAAAAGGAAACACATTGATGAGTTGGAAGGAAGAGTGCGTGACTTGATAGATCAATGTCGAAAGACAAAGACCAAGATGAGTGATGCACAGCTCATGGAGGAGTTTGATCGAATGTGGAGTGAAACTGTGAACAAACTGTCCTTTTTTAAACAACAGACGTCCAATGTCTACTCAAGTGTTTACAAGCACCTGTGGGACAATCTCTGTCACAAGGGAGCTTTTGCATCTGAATTAGTGAGTGAGAAGAATCTTCAAGAGTGTGGTTTGAAACCTTTTAAATTCAACCCCAGCTCATATGCTCGTGTGACAGACTGGTGGATGAAGAACGTCATGAAGAAAGAGTCTTACATCAAAGCAGTGCAAAACATGGCTGATAACATTATCACCACCTGCACGCAGTTTGCCCAGGACAAAGTGGACAGGAAGAGTAATTACCATGACACATACATCCAAGAAATATTGCACAAAATTGATGATCAGCTCAGAGCCAATCAAAAGTTGGAGACTGGCATTGAGTTTGAAGTTTCGCTGAAACAACACATCTGTGGAGTTGTGGCCAGGAAATTCcaaaaaatgcatgaagattTCATTCAGCTGAATGACCCGTACAGATGCCTGGCCAAAAACAAGGAGAAGTTCTTTACAGACTTTAAAGATGTATTTCATGAGCGAGACCAGTGCCAGAGTAAGGCAGACGAATTTGCCCACAAGTGTCTGAAGCCAGCAATCGAAGACTTTGTCAACCGCTTTCTGGGTGTCCACATCGTTGATGAAATGCTGACTCAGGAGCAGTTCCACACACGCGTGTCCTTCCAGTACAAGATCTTACTGGATCTTCTGTCCAAGAAGGACTTTCAACTGTATCTGCAGTACATTGGCTCCTATGAAAAATATGTGAAGTGTTGCATACTTGAAAATATTGTCTCTCACTTCTCAGCCTCCACTGCGATGGAGAAGTTTGAGGATCGCCTCATCCGTTCTAGCATCAAAAGCATCAAGGAAGCCATAGAGCAAGCCAAAGAAAGGAAGAGGGGGAGTTTGAAGGAATTCATTCAAGATATTTATGCTCAGCTCAATGACAAACTGGTCATGGCCCAGACTGCTCTTGGAGAGTTCATGATTTTTAACAACGCTGATGAGGAACAGTTTGCTCATTGGCTCACAGAGAGCCTTGAGGACGTCAGCAAAGCGGTCAGGGAGGAATTTAAGAAACTGGGAATAGAAACAAGACTTAAAAGTCTCACTGTAAATCCTCAGGACGAGCTCTTCACCAAAGTCATTGGATGTGGTGAACAATGTCCATTTTGCACTGCACCATGTGAGGCAGGAGGCCACGCCCACGACGAACACTGGGCATCCCTGCATCGGCCGGAGGGTCTGGGCAGATATCGTTTTCATGAAAGTCAAAAAATGGTGACTGACATTTGCTCATCCTCAGTAATCAGTAATGCACACTTCCAATGCCAGGAGACAAAAGGTCAGTGGCATCCATACAAAACATACAAGGAGATCTTTCCAACCTGGAAAATTGCTCCAGATGTGAGTCTTCAAGCCTCAGACTACTGGAAATATGTGATGGTGAAGTTCAATCAAACTTTTGCAGGAGAATATAACTGCAAGCCTGCTGATATTCCAGACAGTTGGAAGCGTATCACACAGCAACAGGCAGAAGACAGTCTCAAGAAGTCCTTTAACATCCACTGA
- the ufsp1 gene encoding inactive Ufm1-specific protease 1, translating into MNVHSGLPSPLSDPDRLSTVSGDYQYFHYGCDGFSDRGWGCGYRTIQTISSWLQFNRVDQPRPPPSISEIQRALVSMEDKPNHFCGSREWIGTVEASLVLEHFYNVPSRLIHVRGGGSDLETVAVEELRRHFQKHGCPVMMGGDRDNSSKGVLGVCSGKEGSFLLVLDPHYWGPQLGVQELQLEGWVKWREVSTLDRTSFYNLCLPQSGPNKNFQP; encoded by the coding sequence ATGAACGTTCACTCTGGACTTCCATCGCCACTTTCCGATCCGGACCGGCTGTCGACTGTCTCCGGAGACTATCAATATTTTCACTATGGCTGTGACGGCTTCAGCGACCGGGGCTGGGGATGCGGGTACCGGACAATCCAAACAATATCTTCCTGGCTACAGTTCAACCGAGTCGACCAACCTCGACCACCACCAAGCATCTCAGAGATCCAACGGGCTTTAGTGTCAATGGAGGACAAACCCAACCACTTCTGCGGCTCCAGGGAGTGGATAGGTACCGTAGAGGCCTCCCTGGTTCTGGAACACTTCTACAACGTTCCATCTCGGCTGATCCACGTGAGGGGTGGAGGGTCAGACCTGGAAACGGTCGCAGTGGAAGAGCTTCGCCGGCACTTCCAGAAGCACGGCTGTCCGGTTATGATGGGTGGGGACCGGGACAATTCCTCCAAAGGCGTGTTGGGTGTGTGTTCGGGAAAGGAGGGAAGCTTCCTTCTCGTGTTGGACCCCCACTACTGGGGTCCTCAGCTTGGGGTGCAGGAGCTACAGCTTGAGGGCTGGGTGAAGTGGAGAGAAGTGTCCACCCTCGACAGAACCTCATTCTATAACCTCTGTTTGCCTCAGTCAGGCCCAAATAAAAATTTCCAACCATAA